The stretch of DNA AAATTTGGaggaactagtacaaaagtgtTACGAACAATGAAATCTGCTATTCTTTTCAGTCTAGGCTAACTCTCATCCTAGGCTCAGAACCTTGCATAATTCAATCTAGGTTAACTCTCATCCTAGGCACAGAACCTTGCATAATTCACTTGAACCAAGTCATCCTTGACTCCTGTTCACCACAACGTATTTTTTCTTTGCtgcccctttaaactttcagtCTGACCTTCCTGCTTTCACCCACTGGGAGCTCATGATGTTATCTGTTGCCAGCTTCATTGGACAGGCCTAGCAGCCCGCTGCAAACAAGGGAGAAGCTCTATTTGTTGGCTGTTGGACACTACAGAACTGGGGATTATACAAGAAGCCGGCAGCTTTTGGAAAGATGCTTAGAGGTTTGATCACAAAATTGCATTCTCTGTTGTTATTCTCTTGAGATCTtccatttttgttttttatctAGTCATGTATCGTTACCCAAACACTCCTGATTTTTATGCCTGCATGTTGACTAAGACATTTTCACATTTTCTTCAGATTCAACCTGACTGGAGGCAAGCCCTGACTTTGCAAAGGCTCGTTGAAGAAAAAACAAGAAGAGGTAGGTGTTGTATTTATGCTGTCCATTTTCAGGGTAGGAAAATGATTGTCCATTGATTCATTTTTTCCATTCCCTACTATAATGGCCACTATCAAGTTAGGAAAATATTTGCCTAGCATTTCCTACTGTAATGCCCATTGACAGGAGATCAAATATCAGGATAGAATTTTCAATATGCCCCAATCTGGGACCTCCCCACCCACTGTTGTCAGCTGGGGATCCAGAAAAGTTAAGATCAAGACAAAATATCTTAAACATATATAAAAGTTGCATATAGCATGTTTTACATATTATAAAAGAACGATAAATCAAAACACCTATATTTTTGCACTGTTTATTGTTCTTCTGATCTGGGCTAACATTACTTGGTTGGTATTGGATGCAGATGGTATGATTGGCATGGCTATCATCACTGGCGCCTTTGGACTTGTGGGGCTTGTTGCTGGTGGTATAATTGCGGCTGCctcatcgtcatcgtcgtccAGGAAGAAATGAGGATGTCTTGTGAAGTTAATAAGAAATCAAGATGGGCAAAAACTTGATGACAAGCAGACATCACTTTTGTGCTTCttgtgaagttttttttttgggtactCTTTACGTGTCACACCAGCCTTGCATTGTGTTCATACGAGAGAGATGTATTGTTAACATGATAGTAGTCAGTAGAGGATGAGGCCCTGTGAATTGGTGATCGTATTGTTCCAACATTTGGACTGTTGTACTTTGTTGCCGCAGAACATGCTGTCACCATATATAATAAGAGAGTACAGTCATACACAGTAACTTGATCCTAGATTCGTTCATTCCTCATCGCAAAAAAATTTCCATACAGTCTTAAAAATGTAAACTAATTCTttttaaattagaaaatatCAAATTGGTAccaatttaaaaaatatattccaTCTGTTCATACTCGATTTGGAACTTATTTATTCAAAAATCATAGCCATAACTtcaagcaaaaaaaaactagaacaTGAAAAAAATGGACCCAAATAACTAACAATTAGAGTACCAACAGATAGgctacatttttttaaaaaaaatatgagcactcatttaatatttttttagtttaaaatgaAATACTTATGAACTTTTAGTTTAAACTTGAATGTTTTAAATTTCCGTAAAATGAGAAACCACCTTTGAAACCACTTAAGAGGTCAAATTTGTTCAGTTTTAATAGTTGGATAGTTCTTcttatccggttttgtagttctaggttgaaaatcagacttttgtgaTAATTCAAAGATGCAAACTGGACTTTTCTCTAAAAAATAATGTTTTGGGAGATCTGAACAATATGCACCATTTTCTAATCTTGAAAAAAGAACCGATGAATGTGCATCTTCGAAGTTCCATGTTTACAGTGCATAACAAGTCCTTAATAAACACACAGCATGAACTGTTAACCATGCACTCTGGATCTCTGATTCAACCTTTTTGTTTCGTGGTTGCGGATACATGCACATTCCACAACATGTGCCCAACCGAAGCAGGCTGCCTAATCTTCACTCTCCACCAAGGTCAGCAAGAAGTCCTTGTAATACCCGGAGGTGTCCCCGACGACATCGCTGGTCACCGTGGTCTTGAACCTGGCCTTGTACTCCTCTTTGATCCTCTCCATGCCGATCTCGGCCCCGGACACGATCGCCCTGGTAAGTGTTTCCTCGTCCGTTCCAAATCCTAAGATGGAGTATCTGATAGCCTGATGAACAAAGATCCAGTACAGTTACAGCATTTCGCCCAAGCCTATCATCAATGTCGATGATAATCTTTATCGCAGCCAGGTTTACCTCTGCAAAGTGCTTCTCCGGCGACGTCAGGCACCAGACGGCGCTCCTGAGGATCTTGGAGAACTGGCTGCTGCTGTGCTTGGCGATGTCCTGCAAGCAGGGCAGCAGGAATCGGAGCCCCCGGTTCAGTAATCAGTAGCTGCTGTTC from Panicum virgatum strain AP13 chromosome 9K, P.virgatum_v5, whole genome shotgun sequence encodes:
- the LOC120652316 gene encoding mitochondrial fission 1 protein A-like, translated to MDAFMDSVGSIFRGGDVLPWCDRDIIAGFEREIAEAANEEQKNESLMRLSWALVHSRQPEDVNRGIGMLQASLDRPSSPLQTREKLYLLAVGHYRTGDYTRSRQLLERCLEIQPDWRQALTLQRLVEEKTRRDGMIGMAIITGAFGLVGLVAGGIIAAASSSSSSRKK